TCCGCGGCCGCAGCCGCGCGGCGCAGCTGGACCTCGCCCGGAAGAAGAGCATCGACGTCTTCGGTTGTCCGGCGGGCGGGTGCCTCCTGACCGACCCGATCATCGCGAGGCGGATGCGGGACCTGTTCGCCCGCTGCCCGGACTGGGGGGTCCGGGACGCGAAGCTCGCGACGATTGGACGCCACCTGCGGCTCCGCGAGGACCTGAAGGTCGTGCTCGGACGCAACCGCGAGGAGAACGAGCGTCTCGAAGGGCTCGCCGACGGGTTGCCCCGCGTCGAACTCAGGAGCGGCCCCGGCCCCACGGCCTTGCTCTGCGGCTCGTTCGCCCACGACAACCTCGCGACGGTGGCGGGGCTGCTCCTCTTCTTCGCCAGGAAGGCGAGGGCATCGGAGGCGGTCCTCACGCACAACGGCACCACCGTGGTCTGTCCCCCTGGCAGACCAGTGACCCAGGACGAGGTCGCTCTGTGGACCATCTGACCCGCTCGAGCCCGGAACCGGGGCCGCGCCGCATCGTCGTCGCCATGAGCGGCGGCGTGGACAGCAGCGTCGCCGCTCTGCTCCTCCGCGAGCAGGGGCACGACGTGATCGGCGTCACCCTGCGGCTTCAGAAGTGCCACGAGTCGGGGCCCACCAGGTCGTGTTGCAGCGCCGACGGCATCGCGCGGGCGCGGGCGGTGGCGGACCGGCTCGCCATCCGGCACTACGTGGTCTCGTGCGTCCGCGAGTTCGACGAGCGGGTGCTCCGGCCGGCGTGGAACGAGTACGCGGCGGGGCGCACGCCCAGCCCGTGCTTCCTCTGCAACGAGCGGATCAAGTTCGGCTTCCTGCGGAACTGGGCGCGTGACGCCGGCGCCTCGGCCGTGGCGACCGGCCACTACGCCCGCGTGCAGCGCGGGGCCGACGGCGCGGTCAGTCTCCTTCGGGCGCCCGACGCGGCGAAGGACCAGTCGTACTTCCTTGCCGGCCTGACGAGAGACCAGCTCGCGGCGGCCCTCTTCCCCGTCGGCGGCATGTCGAAGTCCGACGTGCGCGCCCTCGCTCGGTCCGCCGGCCTCCCGTGCGCGGACGCCGGCGAGAGCCAGGACGCGTGTCTCGTCGCCCCCGGCATGACCTTCGCCGAGACGCTCCGCCTCCGTTTCGGCGCCGCCGAGGCCCCGGGCCCCATCGTGGACCGCGACGGCACGACGCTCGGCCGGCACGCCGGCATCCACCTCTACACCGTCGGCCAGCGGACCGGCCTCGGCATCGCGACGGGGAGGCCTCACTGGGTCGCCGCCATCCGCCGCGAGGATGCGGCCGTCGTCGTGACGGACGACGAGCGCGACCTCGAGCGCTCGCGGATCATGGCTGGCGGGATGTCGTGGCTGGACGAGCCGCCCGAGGGGCGTTCCCTGCGCTGCGAGGTGCAGGTCCGCCACGGGAGCCCGGCGGTTCGCGCGCGCACGGAGATCGCGCCGGGGAACGAGACGCTGATCGTCACGGACCGCCCGGTCCGCGCGCCGGCGCCCGGCCAGGCGGCCGTGCTCTACGACGGGGAGTCCGTCCTGGGGCGGGGCTGGATCAGACAGGCGGCGTGAGCGGCGCGCCTCACTGCCTTCTCGGGCAGTGGGGCAGCGCGCCCTCTTCGGCGATGAACCTGGACGCCACGTCCTCGCACTCGCCCGGGTCGCAGCACGTGTAGCACACGCGCTTGAATGCGCGCACGCCGAGCAGCTTCACGTCGGGAGCGAGGAACCCGCGCTTGATCGGCTCCTCCCGCAGGAGGTCGGTCGTCAGGTACTTCTTGTTGTCGTCGGGGAAGACCGTGACGGCGACGGCGTCCGCACCGAGTTCCTCCTGGACCATGAGGGCCCCGAGGAAGTTCGCGCCGGACGAGATGCCGACGCCGAGCCCCAGCTCGCTCGCGAGCTTCTGCGCCATGAGGATGGCGTCGCCGTCGTCAACCGCGACCACGCTGTCGAGCGCGCTCAGATCCACGATGGGCGGGATGAACTCGTCCGAGATGCCCTGGATCCGGTGGTGGCCCACCCGGCAGCCGGTCGAGAGCGTCGGCGAGCTTGCCGGCTCGAGCGGGTGGAGGCGGATCGAGGAACGCCTTTCCTTCAGATACCGGCCCGCTCCCATGATGGTGCCGCCGGTCCCGACGCCCGCCACGAAGGCGTCGGGGTGGAGAGAATGGAACCGGAGCTGCCACCAGATCTCCGGCCCGGTCGTCTCGTAGTGCGCCTCGACGTTGTCCTCGTTGGAGAACTGCCTCGGCAGGAAGACGCGCTCCCGCCCCGCGGCCAGCTCCTCGGCTCGCCGAATGCTCCCGACGAACCCGCCTTCCGCCGCGCTCACAGGGACCACCTCGGCGCCGAGGCTCCTGATGAGGCTCACGCGCTCCGCGCTCATCCAGTCAGGCATGAAGATGACGACAGGGTGTCCGAGCGTGCGGCCGATCGCCGCGAAGGCGATGCCCGTGTTCCCGCTTGTCGCCTCGGCGATGAGGTCCCCCGGCCTGAGCGTGCCCCGCTCGTAGCCGCGCGCGACGATGTGGAACGCCATCCGGTCCTTGATGCTCCCGGTGGTGTTCAGGTGCTCGGCCTTCGCGTAGATCGTGCGCGCGCGTCCGCGGAAGGAGAACTCGATCGCGAGAAGCGGCGTGTTGCCGATCAGCGAGCGAAGTCCCTTCGTGCGGCTCTCGACGCGCTGCGACTCCGTGCGGGTTCGCATCATCGTCCCTCCGGCAGCGCCGCTGCGATCCGGCACATCGACGACTCGGGCTTCGTGCCGCGCGCCCGGAAGCGCCCGATCCGGCGGCGCCGGGCGACGGCGAGCCTCCATGCTATCCCCCCGCGAGTTCCGCGTCCAGACCCGGGAGCGCCGGTCGGAACGGCTCGGCGGGTGCGGCGGAGGCTATCGTCTCCCGCCTGCGTGCTACATCAAGAGGCGGTGCAACTGCATCAGACAGCCGACCTCTCGAGCCGCATCAGGCCCAGTACGCCAGGCCATCGCCACCGCGCGCCTGCACCGGATCCCGCCTGAGTCTCAGTTGATTGCCGTCGTCAAGTGTTGTAGATCGTTGCTGTGGTGTCCCTGCACTGCGGCGCAAGCAGCCGCGTGCGCGAGTCAGACGCGACCGGAGGGCCAAGTGCCATGAAGCGACTCGCGATGGTCGTTTGGATGGCGACCCTGCTTGCAGCGCTTGCAGGGTGCCGCGTCGAGATGCTGTCCTCGCCTTCGGAGATGTCGAGCGCCGGAGACGAGAAGGTCGTCATCGGTCAGGAGAACGTCATCCCGGGCCAGTACATCGTCGTGTTCAACGAGGGGACCCGCGGCGTGCCTGATCTCGCCAACCGCCTGGTGGCCGCCCACGGAGGCGAGCTGCGGTTCACGTACCAGCACGCCATCCAGGGCTTCGCCGCCCGCCTCCCGGAGCAGGCCATCGAGGCGCTCAGGCAGAACCCCTTGGTCGACTACATCGAGGCCGACCAGACCGTCTGGGCCGTCCGTTCCCAGACGAACGCCACCTGGGGCCTCGACCGCGTCGACCAGCGGCAGCTTCCGCTCGACGGCAAGTACCACTGGAACCAGACCGGCTCGGGCGTCACCGCCTACATCCTCGACACCGGCATCCGCTACTCGCACCAGGAGTTCGGGGGACGCGCGTCCTTCGGCTTCGACGCCTTCGGAGGAAACGGCAGCGACTGCAACGGGCACGGCACGCACGTGGCCGGGACCGTCGGCGGCGCGACGTACGGCGTCGCCAAGCAGGTTGCCCTTGTGTCGGTGCGCGTGCTCGACTGCAACGGGTCCGGCTCGGTGAGCGGCGTCGTGGCGGGTATCGACTGGGTGACGGCTCACTCCGCGAAGCCCGCCGTCGCGAACATGAGCCTGACGGGCAGCGCCAACACGACCCTCGACACCGCGGTGAGCAACTCCATCGCCTCCGGGGTCAGCTACGCCGTCGCGGCCGGCAACGGCAACTTCGCGGGCCGTCAGGACGACGCATGCAAGTACTCCCCCGCCCGAGTGCCCGAGGCGATGACCGTCAGCGCCACCACCAGCTCGGACGCGAAGGCTTCCTACGCCAACTACGGCAACTGCGTTGACTTCTTCGCGCCGGGATCGAGCATCACGTCCGCGTGGTACACAAGCGACACGGCGACCAATACGATCAGCGGAACCTCGATGGCCGCCCCCCACGCGGCAGGCGCGGCGGCGCTCTACCTGGAGACGAACCCGGGGGCCACTCCGCAGCAGGTGCGGGACTTCCTCTACGACCAGACGACCAAGGGCATCGTGACGAAGTCGAGCACGACGAACAACCACCTGCTCTACACGCTGTGGGGGAGCACGCCCCCGCCGTCCAACAACCCCCCGACGGCCGCGTTCACCTACACGACCTCGGAGCTCACGGCGTACTTCACCGATCAGAGCACGGACACCGACGGCAGCGTGGTGGCGTGGGCGTGGAACTTCGGAGACGGAAGCACCTCGACCGCCCAGAACCCGACCAAGACGTACGCCTCGAGCGGAACGTACACGGTGTCGCTGACGGTGACGGACGACGACGGTGCGACGGGCTCCACGTCGAAGAGCGTCTCGGTCTCCAGCTCATCCGGCGGTGACATCACTCTGAGCGCCGTGGGGTACAAGATCAAGGGCCGCCAATATGCGGACCTGACGTGGACTGGCGCGACCTCGACGAACATCGACATCTTCCGGAACGGGACGAAGATCGCGACCGTCGCCAACAGCGGCTCCTACACGGACAACATCGGCGGGGTCGGAGGCGGCTCGTACACCTACCAGGTGTGTCAGGCTGGCACGTCCACCTGTTCCAACACGGCGACCGTCACCTTCTGAGGTGATGGCGCCGACGCACTGCAAGACACGCGCGCCCCGGCTCTTGCCGGGGCGCGTGTTCGTGTTGCGCCGGGGTAGCACAGTCCAGGCTCTGGGGCAGCCCGTCTCACGTCGCCCGGCGCTTACGGGAGTCTCCTGCATCTCGTTGCCGCGGCCGGATCATCCGTGAGTCGGGTCCGGCCACAGCTGTTGGCGTTCATCGTGTCGGGACGGATCGTCAGGACCGACTCGGTCCGGCGCCTCCTTGAGCCCGTCGAAAGGAAGCGCGCCCTGCGCGTGAGCTTCTCAAAGGCGCCGGGAGACCTCACGCGCGGCTTCTCCGAGTCCTTCCCGGAGCTCCGCGCGGAGTTCACGGGCGACGGTGCCCTCCGCGTCGAGTCGGACGAACCCGTCCGCGTCGGGCCGCTGATCCGGTTCCTCGAGGACCGCGGCGCCGAGGTGGTGGAGGCCCGCAGGGTGCGCCCGCCGCTCGAGGACGTCTTCGTGGAGATCACGGGGATCGAGGCCGACTCGATGCGCAGGGAGAAGGAGAAGAAGGGAGGCGGCCCGTGAGACTCTGGACCGCCTTCCTGAGCATCCTCGGCAAGGACATGCGGACCTACTGCCTGAACCCGCCGAACGTCAG
This DNA window, taken from Candidatus Effluviviaceae Genus I sp., encodes the following:
- the mnmA gene encoding tRNA 2-thiouridine(34) synthase MnmA, with the protein product MDHLTRSSPEPGPRRIVVAMSGGVDSSVAALLLREQGHDVIGVTLRLQKCHESGPTRSCCSADGIARARAVADRLAIRHYVVSCVREFDERVLRPAWNEYAAGRTPSPCFLCNERIKFGFLRNWARDAGASAVATGHYARVQRGADGAVSLLRAPDAAKDQSYFLAGLTRDQLAAALFPVGGMSKSDVRALARSAGLPCADAGESQDACLVAPGMTFAETLRLRFGAAEAPGPIVDRDGTTLGRHAGIHLYTVGQRTGLGIATGRPHWVAAIRREDAAVVVTDDERDLERSRIMAGGMSWLDEPPEGRSLRCEVQVRHGSPAVRARTEIAPGNETLIVTDRPVRAPAPGQAAVLYDGESVLGRGWIRQAA
- a CDS encoding PLP-dependent cysteine synthase family protein, which codes for MMRTRTESQRVESRTKGLRSLIGNTPLLAIEFSFRGRARTIYAKAEHLNTTGSIKDRMAFHIVARGYERGTLRPGDLIAEATSGNTGIAFAAIGRTLGHPVVIFMPDWMSAERVSLIRSLGAEVVPVSAAEGGFVGSIRRAEELAAGRERVFLPRQFSNEDNVEAHYETTGPEIWWQLRFHSLHPDAFVAGVGTGGTIMGAGRYLKERRSSIRLHPLEPASSPTLSTGCRVGHHRIQGISDEFIPPIVDLSALDSVVAVDDGDAILMAQKLASELGLGVGISSGANFLGALMVQEELGADAVAVTVFPDDNKKYLTTDLLREEPIKRGFLAPDVKLLGVRAFKRVCYTCCDPGECEDVASRFIAEEGALPHCPRRQ